From a single Leptospira levettii genomic region:
- a CDS encoding DUF2804 domain-containing protein, protein MLEKRFQILLKIGVFLLTISIFQCSKAKLSPDQVVDEHGKIIQVIPEPDASETKQLEFTSSVTLLKEDGTLNVSGWSRFPHFQINESYIKAEPKRYKRWEHYTFYNENFGGAITVTDIGNLAMGSIELLEFKSGKTIFSKTELVRPGAILFPTNTTDPIEFTKGNQFIRIQKQKGKRTITYSIQGDSSNETIQGNFEFTEKSNEALAIITPFSKSDFFYEYKMPSLICKGTIVYKQSIYDFKEDSYAVLDWGRGTWPEKNKWLWAAGAGMVGGELLSLNLGYGFGDPKNATENGIVYKGKVHKLDKVVWKYDVTNYKKPWKFVSNQGRLELNFTPVYLLYSDIDLMGMIGFLKQLIQNFSLSEIFELLKTEAYLNKAFGVYNGYVVLDNGTKLEVKNLFGFAEQMYQQW, encoded by the coding sequence ATGTTAGAAAAACGATTTCAAATTCTTCTAAAGATAGGAGTTTTCCTTTTGACAATTTCAATCTTTCAATGTTCAAAAGCTAAATTATCACCAGACCAGGTTGTTGATGAACATGGAAAAATCATTCAAGTGATTCCCGAACCAGATGCATCTGAAACAAAACAACTAGAGTTTACTTCATCTGTTACACTTCTAAAAGAAGATGGGACTCTGAATGTTTCAGGTTGGTCAAGATTTCCACACTTTCAGATTAACGAGTCATACATCAAAGCAGAACCGAAACGTTATAAACGATGGGAACATTACACATTCTATAATGAAAATTTCGGAGGTGCAATCACCGTAACTGATATTGGAAATTTAGCGATGGGTAGCATCGAGTTATTAGAATTTAAATCAGGTAAAACTATATTTTCTAAAACAGAACTCGTAAGACCAGGTGCCATTCTTTTCCCAACCAATACAACGGATCCAATTGAATTTACGAAAGGAAACCAATTCATTCGTATTCAAAAACAAAAAGGCAAAAGAACTATCACTTATTCAATCCAAGGTGATTCCTCCAATGAAACCATCCAAGGTAATTTTGAATTCACCGAAAAATCGAATGAAGCACTTGCCATCATCACTCCATTTTCTAAGTCAGATTTCTTTTATGAATACAAAATGCCAAGTTTGATCTGTAAAGGAACAATCGTATACAAACAATCTATTTATGATTTTAAAGAAGATAGTTACGCAGTCTTAGATTGGGGAAGGGGAACTTGGCCTGAGAAAAATAAATGGCTTTGGGCTGCAGGTGCAGGAATGGTTGGTGGAGAACTTCTTAGTCTAAACTTAGGTTATGGTTTTGGTGATCCAAAAAACGCTACAGAAAACGGTATCGTTTACAAAGGGAAAGTACATAAACTTGATAAAGTAGTTTGGAAGTATGATGTTACAAATTACAAAAAACCTTGGAAATTTGTGAGTAACCAAGGTAGATTGGAGTTAAACTTTACTCCAGTTTATCTATTGTATTCTGATATAGATCTTATGGGTATGATAGGTTTCTTAAAACAACTAATCCAAAATTTTTCATTGTCTGAAATTTTTGAATTATTAAAAACCGAAGCCTATTTGAATAAAGCCTTCGGTGTTTATAATGGTTATGTGGTCTTAGATAACGGAACAAAACTAGAAGTTAAAAACTTGTTTGGTTTTGCCGAACAAATGTACCAACAATGGTAA
- a CDS encoding DUF3052 family protein has product MVANQAGYSGKSVIEKLGIKDNMSLYFQNLPKEINLVDWGNMPPVKITKSLEKELDFIHCFFTSLIEYQTSLPNLQSHLKSNGMIWVSWPKKTSKITSDLDENKIRNFALGLGLVDIKVCAIDTTWSGLKLVIRKSNR; this is encoded by the coding sequence ATGGTGGCAAATCAAGCAGGTTATTCTGGAAAGTCGGTCATTGAGAAATTGGGGATCAAGGACAATATGTCCCTTTACTTTCAAAATCTTCCCAAAGAAATCAATTTGGTAGATTGGGGGAATATGCCTCCAGTCAAAATTACCAAATCTCTCGAGAAGGAACTCGACTTCATCCATTGTTTTTTTACTTCTCTTATCGAATACCAAACCTCACTCCCAAATCTCCAATCCCATTTGAAATCCAACGGTATGATATGGGTTTCATGGCCTAAAAAAACTTCCAAAATAACCTCTGATTTAGATGAAAACAAAATCCGGAATTTTGCATTAGGTTTGGGACTTGTGGACATCAAAGTCTGCGCCATTGATACAACATGGTCGGGACTCAAGTTGGTGATCCGGAAATCAAACCGTTAA
- a CDS encoding MFS transporter, protein MSSSNTYNQGQLIRFLLASFLGFLAGHLTNYSVILYAQDVWNQDALAGIGFGLCFGVPLVLGWFAGAWCDSHSPQILAQIAHGSFLIALGLLNLSSQFFGITSVSLFLLAAFFVGVGWSILAPARMSLLGRLAGKKQKKMAVIFNVLVMLGFGSAPPILAFCRSIGSWQMVHITGVSLFLIAMSLLIGIKTEGQGKTSSAWDRILRGVSYAKNHSLLRQTLLFSVVIYCSMGPVQVMMPRYAKGVLLLGEMERGFFLGALALALLLGGGTSLKLAKPFGYGKLILTSGLLCGLGLLGIGLSSQLWLSICLLLVSGFGAGASISLLVAILQSEVSQEYRGRLMSLYTITSQVVPAFAGFLSGIILVKVSIPTAVVSAGIILTLIVIFSTIRLKTLRNYTL, encoded by the coding sequence ATGAGTTCTTCTAATACTTATAACCAAGGTCAATTGATTCGATTTTTGTTAGCTTCCTTCTTAGGATTTTTAGCAGGTCACCTAACGAACTATAGTGTCATTTTATATGCACAAGATGTATGGAACCAAGATGCATTGGCAGGCATTGGATTTGGACTATGTTTTGGAGTTCCTTTGGTACTAGGATGGTTTGCAGGAGCTTGGTGTGATTCTCACTCACCACAAATTTTAGCACAAATTGCCCATGGATCATTTTTAATTGCATTGGGCCTATTAAACCTTTCATCACAATTTTTTGGCATCACTTCTGTTTCTTTATTTTTACTAGCAGCTTTTTTTGTTGGAGTGGGTTGGTCTATCCTTGCTCCCGCTAGGATGTCTTTACTCGGCAGATTAGCAGGAAAAAAACAAAAAAAAATGGCAGTGATTTTTAATGTTTTGGTAATGTTAGGTTTTGGTTCTGCCCCACCAATTTTGGCTTTTTGCAGGAGTATAGGTTCTTGGCAAATGGTTCACATTACTGGTGTTAGTCTATTTTTAATTGCAATGTCTTTACTCATCGGAATTAAAACGGAAGGACAGGGAAAAACTTCTTCTGCTTGGGATCGGATCCTACGAGGGGTATCTTATGCAAAAAACCATTCATTACTTAGACAAACACTTTTATTTTCAGTCGTGATTTATTGTTCCATGGGTCCAGTCCAGGTGATGATGCCTAGATATGCAAAAGGTGTATTACTATTAGGAGAAATGGAACGTGGATTTTTTTTAGGAGCCCTTGCCTTAGCTTTACTTTTGGGAGGAGGTACGTCTTTAAAACTGGCAAAACCGTTTGGTTATGGAAAATTGATCCTCACCTCTGGATTGTTATGTGGACTTGGTCTTTTAGGTATCGGACTCAGTTCACAATTATGGCTTTCAATTTGTTTGTTACTGGTGAGTGGATTTGGTGCTGGAGCTAGTATCAGTTTACTTGTTGCCATCCTTCAATCAGAAGTGAGTCAGGAATACAGAGGAAGGTTAATGAGTCTGTATACAATTACAAGCCAAGTGGTGCCGGCATTTGCAGGATTTTTATCGGGTATCATTCTTGTAAAAGTTTCCATTCCAACAGCGGTTGTATCTGCAGGAATTATATTAACCCTGATTGTGATTTTTAGCACAATCAGGTTAAAGACACTTCGAAACTATACGCTTTGA
- a CDS encoding NAD-dependent epimerase/dehydratase family protein: MKVLVTGGAGYIGSTLIQHLLNTYPNWQILATDIKPMSNSPVSTQFEFQILDISDRNSVVDLIQDWKPNSIVHLASILNPPPGMSEETQWKIDVQGTKNVLDGAAYARTEQVIITSSGAAYGYHKENKEWIEETDPIRGHSAFVYSKHKREVEELLTEYRSIFPQLKQLILRPGTILGKTVNNLITDMFQKPFVMGILGHKSPFVFIWDEDVIQIITKGIAEKKEGKFNLAGDGALSLKVISKMIRKPYVPIPAFLLQSLLWVLRKLRLTQYGPDQIDFLRYRPVLSNKQLKTVFGYIPKYNSKETFIMYLKAKGVPYDEI; the protein is encoded by the coding sequence TTGAAAGTTTTAGTCACTGGTGGTGCGGGTTATATTGGATCCACTCTCATCCAACATTTGTTAAATACCTATCCAAATTGGCAAATTTTGGCTACCGATATCAAACCAATGTCTAATTCCCCTGTTTCTACCCAATTTGAATTTCAAATATTGGATATCAGTGATCGAAATTCTGTTGTAGATTTGATCCAAGACTGGAAACCCAATTCGATAGTCCATCTTGCATCAATTCTCAATCCTCCGCCAGGTATGAGTGAGGAAACACAGTGGAAAATTGATGTACAAGGCACCAAAAATGTGTTAGATGGAGCAGCATATGCTAGAACGGAACAAGTGATCATCACAAGTTCAGGTGCAGCATACGGTTATCATAAAGAAAATAAAGAATGGATTGAAGAAACAGACCCCATAAGAGGTCATTCAGCGTTTGTATATTCCAAACACAAACGCGAAGTGGAAGAATTATTAACAGAATACAGATCCATATTCCCACAACTCAAACAATTGATCTTAAGACCAGGAACTATCCTTGGAAAAACAGTGAATAATCTAATTACCGATATGTTCCAAAAACCTTTTGTGATGGGTATCTTAGGCCACAAAAGTCCATTTGTTTTTATTTGGGATGAGGATGTGATTCAGATCATCACTAAAGGAATCGCCGAAAAAAAAGAAGGTAAGTTTAATTTAGCTGGAGATGGTGCTCTCAGTTTAAAGGTGATCAGCAAAATGATTCGAAAACCGTATGTTCCAATACCTGCCTTTTTGTTACAGTCTTTGTTATGGGTACTTAGGAAACTTCGGCTCACACAATATGGTCCCGATCAAATCGATTTTTTACGGTATAGACCTGTTTTATCAAACAAACAATTAAAAACGGTATTTGGTTATATTCCCAAGTACAATTCAAAAGAGACATTCATTATGTATTTAAAAGCCAAAGGAGTTCCATACGATGAAATTTAA
- a CDS encoding methyl-accepting chemotaxis protein, protein MLSIADLWKQGKIIINRIRFGLVLLFLLAMIGAKDEFQPKMFLIHMIGTCTMGFYCALAYVLEKKTNPPTWFHKILILMDTLVLSLTIILDCSLSLEEAEAALSNAVVYFIFFFNAIYSGFLGDRKFVLMNSLLGSVLSAIALVVAVNVGGIQLSVDPKQSQEIGYVGLAGEVMKPIFIMIAGYIVSLLVQLLTKISSLADIKADEAEVLLNQTKERSKVSANAALKLESSINNFSKFVSDTSVKLESQAASLEEITAVISELSSSFESNGVSIEEQNNKVQSMVADTVELKETVDQILIQSEQLVEIAEINKKESMSVTEVADQTASHLESIQASFDQVNEINNIVAEIGEKTNLLALNASIEAARAGDVGKGFAVVANEVSKLAEFTKNNVKRISSVVKSSKEIITNARNASKNTGELAKSQIDRLNQTLVQIQNMNQLYIEQRNTLSSILSELSQIRELSNQIAGSTKEQLLGQKEASKGIIQLEMEVNEISRASKDLEEHIQMIKEEANTLASMGNQ, encoded by the coding sequence GTGTTATCAATCGCAGATCTTTGGAAACAGGGAAAAATCATCATCAATCGAATTCGTTTTGGATTAGTTTTACTTTTCCTACTGGCCATGATAGGGGCCAAAGATGAATTCCAACCGAAGATGTTTCTCATCCATATGATTGGAACTTGCACAATGGGATTTTATTGTGCACTTGCTTATGTATTAGAAAAAAAAACAAACCCACCTACTTGGTTTCATAAAATCCTCATCCTAATGGACACTTTAGTTTTATCGTTAACAATCATTTTAGATTGTTCGTTAAGTTTAGAAGAAGCAGAAGCAGCTCTTTCGAATGCGGTTGTCTATTTTATTTTTTTCTTTAATGCTATTTATTCTGGATTCTTAGGGGATCGTAAATTTGTTTTAATGAACTCACTTTTGGGTTCTGTTTTATCAGCGATTGCTCTGGTTGTTGCTGTGAATGTAGGCGGTATCCAACTTTCAGTGGATCCAAAACAATCACAAGAAATTGGTTATGTTGGACTCGCAGGAGAAGTGATGAAACCAATTTTCATCATGATAGCAGGATACATTGTCAGTTTATTAGTCCAACTTCTGACAAAAATTAGTTCATTGGCAGATATCAAAGCGGATGAAGCAGAAGTGCTCCTGAACCAAACAAAAGAACGAAGTAAAGTTTCTGCAAATGCAGCTCTCAAATTAGAATCTTCTATCAATAATTTTAGTAAATTTGTGTCTGATACATCTGTCAAATTGGAATCACAAGCTGCTTCTTTGGAAGAGATAACGGCTGTAATTTCTGAACTTTCAAGTTCCTTTGAATCCAATGGAGTTTCCATTGAAGAACAAAATAATAAAGTACAAAGTATGGTTGCTGATACTGTTGAATTAAAAGAAACTGTGGACCAAATTTTAATCCAAAGCGAACAACTCGTGGAAATAGCAGAAATCAATAAAAAAGAAAGTATGTCCGTCACTGAAGTGGCAGACCAAACTGCTTCTCATTTGGAATCCATCCAAGCATCATTTGACCAAGTGAACGAAATTAATAATATTGTGGCGGAAATTGGGGAAAAGACAAACTTACTCGCGTTAAATGCTTCAATTGAAGCTGCTCGTGCTGGAGATGTTGGTAAAGGATTTGCTGTGGTTGCAAATGAAGTGAGTAAACTCGCTGAATTTACTAAGAATAACGTAAAACGAATTTCAAGTGTTGTTAAAAGTTCAAAAGAGATTATCACCAATGCAAGGAATGCATCAAAAAATACAGGAGAACTTGCAAAGTCTCAAATTGATCGTCTAAACCAAACGTTAGTGCAAATCCAAAATATGAACCAACTCTATATCGAACAAAGAAACACTTTATCATCGATTTTATCGGAATTATCTCAAATCAGAGAACTATCAAATCAGATTGCTGGTTCCACCAAAGAACAATTGTTAGGTCAAAAAGAGGCCTCCAAAGGGATCATCCAATTGGAGATGGAAGTAAATGAAATTAGTCGTGCTTCAAAAGACTTAGAAGAACATATTCAAATGATCAAAGAAGAAGCCAATACCTTGGCTTCTATGGGAAATCAATAA
- a CDS encoding methyl-accepting chemotaxis protein, protein MKIQNLKTIIIAFSTFIILILTIGISSFSYFIGKEFIVNAYIGEMKNVAKLSSKQIKNFFDEQFILAELISSNPDFSDHCIKQDRNYLDLIMMNISKKYGFYENVFLSSAEENPIVFSDASGKAIGFRWGKTGFDDNIKAALGGKKLLSKVNRSPVTQEPVAVLTVPVFQGNKVIAILGFAISLNHLTDEVMNEVKIGSDGFIAITDNEGQVIGHPDKSLILNLNLKELEWGNKLLKLKSNEHMEYFFGKEKIATVMDVEGYNIKLSAIATKSEILSIVHEMLFKICIFAFFILTISVFSFYRLVKNRLQPISNLRDIFKKMTTGNLSQSLEIIYEDEIGELSKDTNYFLNHLKKIISEIQFISQELASSAAQLSSSSDSFSGGAQATAASAEQMSATVEEMSASMENITGSIDIQHHNISQFQIKIQDLANSVKRVGDEINLTLSRMKSISIQAAEGERSLTGMNSMIDNILKSSDEMKEIIAIINEISDQTQLLALNAAIEAARAGDAGRGFAVVAEEISKLSIRTASSIKSISEMIGKNAQELNGGAKSIQTSTTLLQDIIRNINGVSEAMDSLYSNMSSQAEINQAVLENSTIVKGESDQIKIAANEQRGAVREISTVITQINEHTINTAAGAEQMSSSAKNLSTTADKLKDICDQFQVTESE, encoded by the coding sequence ATGAAGATTCAAAATTTGAAAACGATCATTATTGCATTTAGTACTTTCATCATTCTGATTTTAACGATTGGTATCTCTTCATTTTCATACTTCATTGGAAAAGAATTTATCGTAAATGCTTATATCGGAGAAATGAAAAACGTTGCAAAACTTTCGAGTAAACAAATTAAAAATTTCTTCGATGAACAATTCATTTTAGCAGAACTAATTTCAAGTAACCCTGATTTTTCGGACCATTGTATCAAACAAGATCGTAATTACCTTGATCTTATTATGATGAATATAAGTAAAAAATATGGTTTTTATGAAAATGTTTTCCTTTCGTCTGCCGAAGAGAATCCAATTGTTTTTTCCGATGCATCAGGCAAAGCAATCGGATTCCGTTGGGGAAAAACCGGATTTGATGATAATATTAAAGCTGCCTTAGGTGGGAAAAAATTATTAAGTAAGGTGAACCGTTCACCTGTTACACAAGAACCTGTTGCTGTTTTAACCGTGCCAGTTTTTCAAGGTAACAAAGTAATTGCAATCTTAGGATTTGCTATTTCACTCAATCATCTTACTGACGAAGTAATGAATGAAGTAAAAATTGGTAGTGATGGGTTTATCGCAATCACTGACAATGAAGGCCAAGTCATTGGTCACCCGGATAAATCTTTAATTCTAAATTTAAATCTAAAAGAATTAGAATGGGGAAATAAATTACTTAAACTCAAATCAAACGAACATATGGAATATTTTTTTGGTAAAGAAAAAATTGCAACTGTTATGGATGTTGAAGGATACAATATCAAATTATCAGCGATTGCAACAAAAAGTGAAATTTTATCAATCGTTCATGAAATGTTATTTAAAATTTGCATTTTTGCTTTCTTTATATTAACTATCTCCGTTTTTTCATTTTACAGATTAGTTAAGAATAGACTACAACCAATTTCTAACTTACGGGATATTTTTAAAAAAATGACAACTGGCAATTTGAGTCAGTCGTTAGAGATCATCTATGAAGATGAAATTGGTGAACTAAGCAAAGACACAAATTATTTCTTAAATCATCTTAAAAAAATAATTTCCGAGATTCAATTTATATCACAAGAGCTTGCTTCAAGTGCAGCCCAGCTTTCTTCGAGTTCTGATAGTTTTTCTGGAGGTGCACAAGCAACTGCAGCATCAGCAGAACAAATGTCAGCTACTGTTGAAGAAATGTCAGCAAGTATGGAAAATATTACGGGATCAATCGATATTCAACACCATAACATTTCACAATTCCAAATTAAAATTCAGGATCTTGCAAATAGTGTTAAAAGAGTCGGTGATGAAATTAATTTGACCTTGAGTAGAATGAAATCGATTTCAATCCAAGCAGCGGAAGGTGAGCGGTCGTTAACTGGAATGAATAGTATGATTGATAATATTCTGAAATCCTCAGACGAAATGAAGGAAATTATTGCGATCATAAATGAAATTTCTGACCAAACTCAGCTATTGGCTTTGAACGCTGCGATTGAAGCAGCTCGAGCCGGGGATGCTGGTAGAGGATTCGCCGTCGTTGCTGAAGAAATATCTAAACTTTCAATTCGTACAGCTTCATCAATCAAATCAATCTCTGAAATGATTGGTAAAAATGCTCAAGAATTAAATGGAGGTGCCAAGAGTATACAGACTTCCACAACACTACTTCAGGATATTATCCGAAACATTAATGGAGTTTCCGAGGCTATGGACTCACTCTACAGCAATATGAGCTCTCAAGCAGAAATCAACCAAGCCGTACTCGAAAATTCGACCATTGTGAAGGGAGAGTCGGACCAAATCAAAATCGCTGCCAATGAACAGCGGGGTGCGGTTAGAGAAATTTCGACTGTCATCACTCAAATTAACGAACATACGATAAATACTGCTGCCGGAGCAGAACAGATGTCATCCTCAGCGAAAAACCTTTCGACAACGGCTGATAAATTAAAGGATATTTGCGATCAGTTTCAAGTGACTGAATCGGAATGA
- a CDS encoding LA_3150 family lipoprotein, producing MKIKLTFMTRIILTLSLSVFLFNCQSKEQDREGISSLIINNILNGGVDRNKSLVIMEVADLGGSYTGNCFDTFQLNGGNIGPTSYFNTPPGGAGGLLNTNIKKYNVSTSSCTDLGFASGTNFGSTSQRPNPNDGFTFRMYTCDPNNNPCSRSAISASGF from the coding sequence ATGAAAATTAAATTAACATTCATGACCAGAATCATTTTAACACTTTCACTTTCTGTATTCCTTTTTAATTGCCAATCGAAGGAACAAGACAGAGAAGGAATCTCATCTCTTATCATCAACAATATCCTCAATGGCGGAGTTGATAGAAACAAGTCTCTTGTAATTATGGAAGTTGCCGATTTAGGTGGTTCTTACACAGGAAATTGTTTTGATACTTTCCAACTCAATGGTGGAAATATTGGACCTACATCTTATTTCAACACTCCACCTGGTGGTGCTGGGGGATTATTGAATACGAACATTAAAAAATACAATGTATCCACATCAAGTTGTACAGATTTAGGATTTGCAAGTGGAACTAATTTTGGTTCTACATCGCAAAGACCTAACCCAAATGATGGTTTCACATTTAGAATGTATACTTGTGATCCGAATAACAATCCTTGTTCGAGATCTGCAATTTCTGCATCTGGATTCTAA
- a CDS encoding bile acid:sodium symporter family protein → MNYNNDYQIVLGLVLALMIFGVALELRFIAFKAVLQRPVAALAGLIGQVVFLPWVTLLITLVLDLPAGIELGMLLVAASPGGNLSNIITHLGKGNTALSVSMTAVSSLFAIITLPLNFTLTANLNPVTYAMISGSGDLRIDSLMIVKGLIVLLLIPLLLGMFLGNFVTSFAHKITPFFKRISSFAFLIFLVVAVGGNWKIFLDNLGFVFVIVVFHNFIALVIGNLIARVFLQNEANKRAITIEVGMQNSGLALGLILTQFQAEPNMALVAAFWGIWHIISGLILVAYWKSRPPVEGN, encoded by the coding sequence ATGAATTATAATAATGATTACCAAATTGTTTTGGGTCTGGTTTTGGCTCTGATGATCTTTGGAGTTGCCTTAGAACTTCGATTCATTGCTTTTAAAGCTGTTTTACAGAGACCTGTGGCTGCTCTTGCTGGTCTCATCGGCCAAGTGGTTTTTTTACCTTGGGTTACTTTGTTAATCACGTTAGTTTTGGACCTTCCTGCTGGAATTGAATTGGGGATGTTATTAGTTGCCGCAAGTCCCGGCGGAAACCTATCCAATATCATCACTCATCTTGGTAAAGGAAATACAGCACTTTCTGTGAGCATGACAGCTGTTTCTAGTTTATTTGCTATCATAACATTACCACTTAACTTTACTTTAACGGCAAATTTGAATCCTGTAACGTATGCTATGATTTCTGGTTCAGGAGATCTTAGGATTGATAGTTTGATGATCGTCAAAGGATTAATTGTATTATTACTCATTCCATTATTACTGGGAATGTTCCTAGGTAATTTTGTCACTAGTTTTGCTCATAAAATCACACCCTTTTTTAAACGTATTTCATCATTTGCATTTTTAATCTTTTTAGTCGTTGCTGTTGGTGGGAATTGGAAAATCTTTTTAGATAATCTTGGTTTTGTTTTTGTGATTGTTGTTTTTCATAATTTCATTGCTCTAGTCATCGGTAATTTAATAGCGAGAGTATTTTTACAAAACGAAGCAAATAAACGTGCTATTACCATTGAAGTAGGTATGCAAAACTCAGGACTTGCCTTGGGGCTCATACTCACACAATTCCAAGCGGAACCTAACATGGCGCTGGTGGCAGCTTTTTGGGGAATATGGCATATTATTTCTGGTTTGATTTTGGTGGCTTATTGGAAAAGCCGACCACCTGTAGAAGGAAATTAA
- a CDS encoding lyase, whose translation MKFKLFVFGFIFTYSSLFAIQLDIKDTSGKNLDLVMVTIKAEKPQVPPRDDHGYPPERLEFFITPEVTMFTNPNGKVSISFPYAPKVNIRLRKIGYKDVNLRSYSNQSSVSFRMEKQTDLNLLVGQYPSNSWVAALNFGEDKDLRKTYLEQCGFCHQQGSFFMRRAFSEGDWEEIINRMMGYGARPHGKAKKKLPSLLSNAYVDLLKHPERVSPGRPWGKELYGAVIREWPMGDSFSQMHDLLYHKKTGLVYVGDNIQDRLWEIDPNTGKTVVYKVPKQPDDELGGLLPGRLRSFQKHETYVGLHSLAESPVDGNIFITPSLQKRITEFDPKTKQFKDHMFQNGLYPHTIRIDDEDRVWFTLALSNQVGMFNRKDLSFHYFDLPARTKKESFSLWISGFIVKLMNWGFPMHLLPVDERVSGMPLPYGIDVAPNGTVWFTRLHADTIGKINPKDFSFQVIETPFQGPRRLRVDRDNHVWISVFPEGSIAKYTPEDGKFKLYPLPTAVDGVETPYSLNVDRKRNLVWVTGTSSDNLMVMDIKTEIWKVYPMSRKVTFTRDIEFSPDGKAYSSNGAFPSWQIEDGQPTLMEVTQAK comes from the coding sequence ATGAAATTTAAATTATTTGTTTTTGGATTTATATTCACCTACTCTTCGTTATTTGCAATCCAGTTGGATATCAAAGATACTAGTGGAAAAAATTTAGATCTTGTAATGGTTACGATTAAAGCTGAAAAACCACAAGTGCCTCCACGTGATGATCATGGGTATCCACCTGAAAGACTCGAATTTTTTATTACACCTGAAGTGACAATGTTTACAAATCCCAACGGTAAGGTAAGTATCTCATTTCCTTATGCACCTAAAGTAAACATTCGATTGCGTAAAATTGGGTATAAGGATGTTAATTTACGATCTTATTCCAATCAAAGTTCTGTATCGTTTCGAATGGAAAAACAGACAGATTTAAATTTACTAGTAGGGCAATACCCTTCAAATAGTTGGGTTGCAGCACTTAACTTTGGTGAAGACAAAGATTTAAGAAAAACATATTTAGAACAATGTGGTTTCTGTCACCAACAAGGAAGTTTTTTCATGAGAAGAGCATTCTCTGAAGGTGATTGGGAAGAAATCATCAATCGAATGATGGGTTATGGCGCAAGACCACATGGGAAAGCTAAGAAAAAACTTCCTAGTTTACTTTCAAATGCATATGTTGATTTACTCAAACACCCCGAACGAGTGTCACCTGGTCGTCCATGGGGAAAAGAGTTATACGGAGCTGTCATCAGAGAATGGCCTATGGGAGATAGTTTCTCTCAAATGCATGATCTATTATACCATAAAAAAACTGGTCTAGTGTACGTAGGTGACAATATCCAAGATCGTCTTTGGGAAATTGATCCTAACACTGGTAAAACGGTAGTATATAAAGTTCCTAAACAACCAGATGATGAGTTGGGTGGTCTATTACCAGGAAGGTTACGATCATTCCAAAAACATGAAACCTATGTTGGTTTACATTCCCTTGCGGAATCTCCAGTTGACGGAAATATTTTTATCACTCCATCTTTGCAAAAACGTATCACAGAGTTTGATCCAAAAACCAAACAGTTCAAAGACCATATGTTTCAAAATGGACTATATCCGCATACCATTCGTATTGACGATGAAGACCGAGTTTGGTTTACATTAGCGCTTTCAAACCAGGTTGGAATGTTTAATCGAAAGGATCTTTCTTTCCATTACTTCGATTTACCTGCAAGAACCAAAAAAGAAAGTTTTAGTTTATGGATCAGTGGTTTCATTGTAAAACTTATGAATTGGGGTTTTCCAATGCATTTGTTACCAGTTGATGAACGTGTGAGTGGTATGCCATTGCCATATGGGATTGATGTTGCACCTAATGGAACGGTTTGGTTTACAAGACTACATGCAGACACAATTGGTAAAATCAATCCAAAGGATTTTTCCTTTCAGGTGATTGAAACACCTTTCCAAGGTCCACGTAGGCTTCGAGTGGATCGAGACAATCATGTATGGATTTCAGTTTTTCCGGAAGGCTCAATTGCTAAATACACTCCAGAAGATGGAAAGTTCAAACTATACCCACTTCCTACAGCGGTGGATGGAGTTGAGACACCTTATTCTCTGAATGTGGATAGAAAACGTAATCTTGTTTGGGTCACAGGCACTTCATCAGATAATTTAATGGTAATGGATATCAAAACAGAAATATGGAAAGTATATCCCATGAGTCGTAAAGTTACATTCACACGTGATATTGAATTTTCGCCAGATGGTAAAGCATATTCATCAAACGGTGCATTCCCAAGTTGGCAAATTGAAGATGGACAACCAACTCTGATGGAAGTTACACAAGCAAAATGA